The following coding sequences lie in one Synechococcus sp. CC9902 genomic window:
- a CDS encoding SpoIID/LytB domain-containing protein: MARGGTLKRLWLRMVRIASVVLAGFATAALFGSAQHAMPMEREPQMRVLLHEGPKLLLRADKTQWMQVRGLGGGVRRLRRLQLEQAGGSFIAVLDGNRRRLASGTVLTVQNDDPRGIWLDSRRYRGEFQISCRGGRLRVVNALGVETYLTSVVGSEMPHHWPLAALKAQAVAARTYALRQRSRGGGWDVKASVASQVYRGVEAETASTRQAVAETRSLVLVHRGKLINAVFHSSSGGVTESSGMVWSQQLPYLVSVPDHDQHSPVHRWQERFASSGLRQRLPETGGVNRVDVTSRSASGRVRQARLEGPRGSLVLTGRELRQRLGLKSTLVTFEMVSADSAKPFQSSTVLARRSASSMGSRSRIDRITASVARSTTTSSFPSTSFLVAPPPLPPVLSSPMRSRSFRFRASRSNERRGIAVGGLQLLVRGQGYGHGVGMSQWGAHGLAEQGADFRTILSHYYRGADVLPFKSHYDPALAWQPHPASGWWG; this comes from the coding sequence ATGGCAAGAGGCGGCACACTGAAACGCCTTTGGTTGCGCATGGTGCGGATCGCTTCAGTTGTCCTGGCGGGATTTGCGACAGCGGCTCTGTTCGGTTCCGCTCAGCACGCGATGCCGATGGAACGGGAGCCTCAGATGCGGGTCCTGTTACATGAGGGACCAAAGCTGCTGCTCAGGGCTGACAAAACGCAGTGGATGCAGGTGCGTGGCTTGGGTGGAGGTGTGCGACGGCTTCGACGGCTGCAGTTGGAACAAGCCGGTGGGAGCTTCATAGCCGTTTTGGATGGGAACCGTCGCCGCTTGGCTTCAGGCACCGTTTTGACAGTGCAAAACGATGACCCTCGGGGGATCTGGTTGGACTCCCGTCGCTATCGGGGTGAATTTCAGATCAGCTGTCGGGGAGGGCGTTTGCGGGTTGTGAATGCGCTTGGTGTTGAGACGTACCTCACCAGCGTGGTGGGGAGTGAGATGCCCCACCATTGGCCCTTGGCCGCTTTGAAGGCCCAAGCCGTTGCTGCTCGGACCTATGCCCTTCGGCAGCGCAGTCGCGGAGGTGGATGGGATGTGAAGGCCAGCGTCGCGAGTCAGGTGTACCGGGGTGTTGAAGCTGAAACCGCCAGTACCCGCCAGGCGGTGGCTGAGACCCGTTCGTTGGTGCTGGTCCATCGCGGCAAATTGATTAATGCGGTGTTTCACAGCAGTTCTGGTGGCGTCACTGAATCCAGCGGGATGGTCTGGAGTCAACAGCTCCCTTATCTCGTGAGCGTCCCAGACCATGACCAACACAGTCCGGTCCATCGTTGGCAGGAACGCTTTGCTTCTTCGGGCTTGCGTCAACGCCTTCCTGAAACTGGCGGCGTGAACCGGGTTGATGTCACAAGTCGGAGTGCGAGTGGTCGTGTGCGACAGGCCAGGCTGGAAGGACCTCGCGGATCCCTTGTGCTGACCGGACGCGAGTTGCGTCAGCGTTTGGGCTTGAAAAGCACGTTGGTGACCTTTGAGATGGTGTCTGCTGACTCGGCAAAGCCGTTCCAATCTTCCACCGTTTTGGCCCGTCGTTCGGCTTCATCCATGGGATCGAGATCCCGGATTGACCGCATCACAGCATCCGTCGCTCGGTCGACAACAACCAGCTCTTTCCCTTCAACCTCGTTCTTGGTAGCGCCGCCGCCGCTGCCGCCGGTGCTGTCGAGTCCGATGCGCTCACGATCGTTCCGCTTTCGAGCGTCCCGTTCCAACGAGCGTCGGGGTATTGCGGTGGGTGGATTACAGCTTTTAGTGCGGGGTCAGGGGTATGGCCACGGCGTAGGGATGAGCCAATGGGGTGCCCATGGGCTGGCGGAGCAGGGGGCCGATTTCCGCACAATTTTGAGCCATTACTACCGAGGAGCAGATGTGCTCCCCTTTAAATCGCACTACGACCCAGCCCTCGCTTGGCAGCCCCATCCGGCGTCAGGCTGGTGGGGTTGA
- a CDS encoding glucosamine-6-phosphate deaminase, translating to MLRFPRQLQRYDSAADCCDRLAQRLETHLRQWLSMPLALRRPLGLATGRTMEPLYAALVQRLMLWSAPDLDELRQRWSSFNLDEYLGLPTGDPRRYSTYMSRHLGEPLQLPPETLHLPSGGAADAHGAAQAYAAELNACGGVGVQLLGLGNNGHVGFNEPPTTADQSCHVVDLSDATRRQNSALFGGDPAAVPAQAITLGLQEILAADEIHLVVTGAAKADILKRLLTLPAPQPGLPASWLLNHPCVWLWADADAMDPP from the coding sequence GTGTTGCGGTTCCCCCGCCAGCTTCAGCGGTACGACAGCGCTGCGGATTGTTGTGATCGATTAGCCCAGCGCCTTGAAACCCATTTGCGTCAATGGCTTTCGATGCCTTTGGCCCTGAGAAGGCCCCTGGGATTGGCGACTGGACGAACCATGGAGCCGCTGTATGCAGCCCTTGTTCAGCGCCTCATGCTCTGGTCTGCTCCGGATCTGGATGAGCTGCGACAGCGATGGTCCAGCTTCAATTTGGACGAGTATTTGGGTTTGCCGACTGGAGATCCCCGCCGATACAGCACTTATATGAGTCGACATCTCGGCGAGCCATTGCAGCTGCCGCCTGAGACACTGCATCTTCCCAGTGGAGGCGCTGCCGATGCTCACGGTGCTGCGCAGGCCTATGCCGCTGAGTTGAATGCATGCGGTGGAGTGGGGGTGCAACTTTTGGGCTTGGGAAACAACGGCCATGTGGGTTTCAACGAGCCCCCCACGACGGCTGATCAGTCTTGTCACGTGGTGGACTTATCAGATGCCACCCGGCGACAGAATTCAGCGCTGTTTGGAGGAGATCCTGCGGCGGTACCTGCTCAGGCGATCACCCTTGGCCTCCAAGAAATTTTGGCGGCGGATGAAATTCACTTAGTGGTAACGGGCGCTGCCAAAGCTGACATCCTCAAGCGACTGTTGACGTTGCCAGCGCCTCAGCCAGGCTTGCCCGCAAGCTGGTTGTTGAATCACCCCTGTGTATGGCTTTGGGCTGACGCCGATGCCATGGATCCTCCTTAG
- a CDS encoding Nif11 family protein: MSMKQLVSFMSRVQSNDSLRSEIQHCGDDNSCVLKVAAKHGHKFSSASLSRWQRDHH; this comes from the coding sequence ATGTCGATGAAGCAATTGGTGTCGTTCATGTCTCGAGTGCAAAGCAACGACTCGCTGCGCTCCGAAATCCAACACTGCGGTGATGACAACAGCTGTGTCTTGAAGGTGGCCGCGAAACATGGCCACAAATTTTCTTCAGCGAGCTTGTCCCGCTGGCAGCGAGACCATCACTAA
- a CDS encoding Nif11-like leader peptide family natural product precursor — translation MALDQLKAFLLKMQNDASLKQNVLSASTADDVAKIGSSIGFEFSGDELLRFSGKKVGRVTVSKQETPGEYN, via the coding sequence ATGGCTCTTGACCAGCTGAAGGCCTTTCTCCTCAAAATGCAAAACGATGCGTCGCTGAAGCAAAACGTGCTGTCGGCATCAACGGCGGACGATGTCGCAAAAATCGGCAGCTCGATCGGTTTCGAGTTCTCTGGTGACGAATTACTCCGTTTCTCTGGGAAAAAAGTGGGTCGTGTCACCGTGTCGAAGCAAGAGACTCCAGGCGAGTACAACTAA
- a CDS encoding DUF3288 family protein — protein MSDDSLQTHPLYATDRDEVDALLGHQGDPGPEHLTTAGRLLMRYGDFPGADDIKQDLGKVISSWGLDRSGLNAKCREIWSSGWRPGQKLDAEVGSGADVDDRDS, from the coding sequence ATGAGCGACGACTCACTGCAGACTCATCCTCTGTACGCCACAGATCGCGATGAAGTGGATGCTCTTTTAGGACATCAGGGCGACCCAGGGCCAGAGCACCTAACGACTGCTGGGCGATTGTTGATGCGCTATGGCGATTTCCCTGGAGCGGACGACATCAAGCAAGACCTCGGCAAAGTGATCTCCTCTTGGGGGTTGGATCGCAGCGGCCTAAATGCAAAATGCCGTGAGATTTGGTCCAGTGGTTGGCGTCCTGGGCAGAAGCTTGACGCGGAGGTTGGCTCCGGAGCTGATGTGGACGATCGCGACAGTTGA
- a CDS encoding YebC/PmpR family DNA-binding transcriptional regulator: MAGHSKWSQIKRTKAVVDSKRGALFTRLGREIMVAARAGSDPAGNFQLRTAINKARAAAMPASNIDRAIAKGSGQGGEGAQLEDVRYEGYGPGGMAVMVEALTDNRNRTAADLRLAFSKNGGNLGENGCVAYLFEHRSEVSIKTEAGSEERLLESLLDLDADGYELNDETTATIFGPFAGLEALQDGLRQQGWDVKEWGHQWATTTNVSISDPATAQSCLNLLDALESLDDVRSVSANLELDTKLEIN; this comes from the coding sequence ATGGCTGGCCACAGCAAATGGTCACAGATCAAGCGCACCAAAGCGGTGGTTGATTCCAAGCGCGGGGCGCTATTTACCCGCCTTGGACGAGAGATCATGGTGGCCGCAAGAGCTGGGAGCGACCCGGCTGGCAATTTTCAACTGCGAACCGCGATCAACAAGGCCCGTGCGGCAGCGATGCCGGCTTCCAACATTGATCGAGCGATCGCCAAGGGATCAGGCCAAGGCGGGGAAGGAGCTCAACTCGAGGACGTCCGCTACGAGGGATACGGCCCTGGCGGTATGGCCGTGATGGTTGAAGCCCTTACCGACAATCGCAACCGCACGGCAGCAGATTTAAGGCTTGCCTTCAGCAAAAACGGCGGAAACCTCGGCGAGAACGGATGCGTGGCCTACCTCTTCGAACATCGCAGCGAGGTGAGTATTAAAACGGAGGCCGGTAGCGAAGAGCGCTTATTGGAGAGCCTGCTCGATCTTGATGCCGATGGCTACGAGTTGAACGATGAAACAACGGCCACCATTTTTGGACCATTTGCAGGCCTTGAAGCCCTGCAAGATGGCTTGCGTCAGCAAGGGTGGGATGTCAAAGAGTGGGGGCACCAATGGGCCACCACCACCAACGTTTCGATTAGCGATCCCGCTACTGCCCAGAGTTGCCTGAACCTGCTGGATGCCCTGGAAAGCCTCGATGATGTGCGGAGCGTTAGCGCCAATCTGGAGCTAGATACAAAGCTTGAGATCAACTGA
- the truB gene encoding tRNA pseudouridine(55) synthase TruB, with product MPPLDGPFGFVVIDKPAGLTSHACVSRMRRSYGLRRVGHGGTLDPAVTGVLPIALGPATRLLPYLPGEKTYQGSIQLGTRSSSDDLQGEILETQPWPELSNQGCLEALAPFRGTIQQRPPQVSAVHVDGERAHARARRGESMDLAAKTVTIERLNLLDWDPTSGRLRIEVHCTAGTYIRALARDLGDALGCGGCLADLTRTQALGFHIAQAHPLPESDSNLELPEPLSPLEALQTLPKRTLTDSEEFDWRCGRRLSVGETLQGNVKDGDAVVVCKADGSIAGMGLAEANQQLRPKVVFDAAG from the coding sequence ATGCCCCCCTTGGACGGTCCCTTTGGCTTTGTGGTCATCGACAAACCCGCCGGGCTGACCTCCCACGCCTGCGTGAGTCGAATGCGCCGAAGCTATGGCCTCCGGCGCGTGGGCCATGGCGGCACCCTCGATCCAGCCGTCACCGGCGTTTTACCCATTGCCCTGGGCCCAGCAACGCGTCTACTGCCCTACTTACCAGGCGAAAAAACGTATCAGGGCTCGATTCAACTGGGCACTCGCAGCAGCAGTGATGACCTTCAAGGCGAGATCTTGGAGACCCAGCCATGGCCGGAACTCAGCAACCAAGGTTGTCTCGAGGCACTTGCCCCTTTCCGTGGAACGATCCAACAACGTCCACCGCAGGTTTCGGCCGTCCATGTGGACGGGGAACGGGCCCACGCAAGAGCTCGTCGCGGCGAATCGATGGACCTAGCCGCAAAAACAGTCACCATCGAACGACTCAACCTGCTCGATTGGGATCCAACCTCGGGTCGCCTCCGGATCGAGGTGCACTGCACAGCAGGAACCTATATCCGAGCACTTGCCCGCGATCTCGGGGATGCGTTGGGCTGCGGTGGCTGTTTGGCAGATCTCACTCGCACCCAAGCCCTGGGCTTTCACATAGCGCAAGCCCATCCCTTGCCGGAATCCGATAGCAATCTGGAGTTGCCCGAACCCTTATCACCCTTAGAAGCCTTGCAAACGCTTCCAAAACGCACGCTCACGGATAGCGAGGAATTCGACTGGCGCTGTGGCCGGCGGCTCAGCGTGGGGGAAACCCTGCAGGGAAACGTGAAGGATGGCGATGCGGTGGTGGTCTGCAAGGCCGATGGCAGCATTGCTGGAATGGGGTTAGCCGAGGCGAACCAGCAACTACGGCCCAAGGTGGTATTCGACGCGGCGGGGTAA
- a CDS encoding class I SAM-dependent methyltransferase, with amino-acid sequence MQELRSSRDVNVDGFLKDALQVKAHLARYLSLSLEELETRLPSSTDDLADLHPGAFRPEDATEFYEDKVGTGHLLELAAWHLSSADYIADTLRLQGMAARGQVLDFGGGIGTHALSAAALPTVDHVWFVDLNPHNQVFVQQRAEAMGLSHKLSVHRDLGSTGDVSFDAVVCLDVLEHLPDPSAQLREFHQRMAPNAIALLNWYFFKGHNGEYPFHFDEPSLVDCFFRTLQGQFLEVFHPLLITARLYEKI; translated from the coding sequence ATGCAAGAGCTCCGCAGCAGCCGTGATGTGAACGTGGACGGCTTTTTGAAGGATGCTTTGCAGGTGAAGGCCCACCTCGCCCGATATCTCTCCTTGTCGTTGGAGGAACTAGAGACGCGTTTACCCAGCAGCACGGATGATTTGGCCGATCTCCACCCTGGCGCGTTCCGCCCTGAGGATGCGACAGAATTCTATGAAGACAAGGTAGGCACGGGCCATCTGCTTGAGCTGGCGGCATGGCACCTCTCCAGTGCCGACTACATCGCAGACACCTTGAGATTGCAGGGAATGGCAGCACGGGGCCAGGTTCTCGACTTTGGTGGCGGCATTGGAACCCATGCTCTCTCAGCTGCAGCGTTGCCAACGGTGGATCACGTTTGGTTTGTGGATCTAAACCCGCACAATCAGGTTTTTGTTCAACAACGCGCCGAGGCGATGGGACTCAGCCACAAGCTCTCCGTGCATCGGGATCTTGGCAGTACTGGTGATGTGTCTTTTGACGCTGTGGTCTGTCTGGATGTTCTGGAGCATTTGCCGGATCCATCGGCGCAATTGCGTGAGTTTCACCAACGGATGGCCCCGAACGCCATTGCGCTTTTGAATTGGTATTTCTTCAAAGGGCACAACGGTGAATATCCCTTTCATTTCGATGAGCCATCGCTCGTCGATTGTTTCTTTCGCACCTTGCAGGGACAGTTTCTTGAGGTGTTTCACCCTTTATTAATCACTGCCAGGTTGTACGAAAAGATTTAA
- the rpmA gene encoding 50S ribosomal protein L27: MAHKKGTGSTRNGRDSNSKRLGVKAFGGESVTAGSILIRQRGTSVLPGVNVGKGKDDTLFALTDGFVKFESIKRGLRNRKRINITAAV; the protein is encoded by the coding sequence ATGGCTCATAAGAAAGGCACAGGCTCCACAAGAAACGGCCGCGATTCCAATTCCAAACGGCTTGGCGTCAAGGCCTTCGGCGGTGAGTCCGTCACCGCTGGATCCATCCTGATTCGCCAGCGCGGCACATCCGTCTTGCCAGGCGTCAACGTTGGCAAGGGAAAGGACGACACACTGTTTGCCCTAACCGATGGTTTCGTGAAATTCGAAAGCATTAAGCGGGGCCTGCGCAACCGCAAACGCATCAACATCACCGCTGCCGTCTGA
- the rplU gene encoding 50S ribosomal protein L21: MADTKPAAKAAPETSDAYAIVEASGTQIWLQTNRYYDLDRLQADVDETLKLDNVLLVKDSKGTTLGQPYVKDASVELKVMAHRRGPKVIVYKMRPKKKTRRKNGHRQELTRVMVQSISVGGKAIG; the protein is encoded by the coding sequence ATGGCTGACACGAAACCTGCCGCAAAAGCTGCCCCGGAAACCAGCGATGCCTACGCCATCGTTGAGGCTTCCGGCACACAGATTTGGCTTCAAACAAACCGGTATTACGACCTGGATCGGCTTCAGGCCGATGTGGATGAAACCCTGAAGTTGGACAACGTCCTGCTGGTGAAGGATTCCAAGGGCACCACGCTTGGACAGCCCTATGTGAAAGACGCCAGTGTTGAGCTGAAGGTGATGGCCCACCGCCGCGGCCCCAAGGTGATCGTTTACAAAATGCGCCCGAAAAAGAAAACACGGCGCAAGAATGGTCATCGTCAGGAACTCACCCGAGTGATGGTCCAGTCCATCTCCGTAGGCGGCAAAGCCATCGGCTAA
- a CDS encoding circadian clock protein KaiA, producing MARPALTVALLLSSSALVDTCRQWLPANRYESVVLSVGENEGLATTLAPRHNDFDAVVVEQNLLDSEAREDLLKAGLLFPAVIVGEVKGHVDYHQEELHLPEDQLAQLGYNVDAAISRFLRQGRADGRQEDTATKAVGSLSRRLQERLGYLGVFYKRDPSRFLNSLAPDERRELIESLHRTYRDLLLSYFGDPAAANQALESFVNTAFFSDLPITRTVEIHVNLIDEYWKKLRLEGHKNDFLQDYRLALLDVMAHLCEMYRRSIPPDIPLPSEASNRLSVAVDQPMSSEELL from the coding sequence ATGGCCCGGCCGGCCCTCACTGTTGCTCTCTTGCTGAGTTCCTCCGCTTTGGTGGACACCTGTCGTCAATGGTTGCCAGCCAATCGTTATGAATCGGTGGTGTTGTCTGTTGGCGAAAACGAAGGTCTTGCGACCACGTTGGCGCCTCGGCACAACGATTTTGATGCGGTTGTTGTTGAGCAAAATTTGCTCGACAGCGAAGCGCGGGAGGATTTGTTGAAAGCAGGTCTCCTGTTTCCTGCCGTCATCGTTGGCGAGGTGAAAGGTCATGTGGACTATCACCAGGAGGAGTTGCATCTCCCAGAGGATCAACTCGCACAACTGGGGTACAACGTTGATGCGGCGATTTCACGATTTTTGCGCCAGGGCCGTGCTGATGGCCGGCAAGAAGATACGGCCACCAAAGCTGTGGGCAGCTTGTCCCGCCGCTTGCAAGAACGGCTCGGTTATCTGGGTGTGTTCTACAAGCGGGATCCATCCCGTTTTCTCAACAGCCTCGCTCCTGATGAGCGCCGCGAATTAATCGAATCCCTGCATCGCACCTATCGGGATTTACTACTGAGCTACTTCGGCGATCCAGCTGCCGCGAATCAGGCTCTCGAGAGTTTTGTGAATACGGCTTTCTTCAGCGATTTGCCGATTACGCGCACGGTGGAAATTCACGTGAACTTGATTGATGAATATTGGAAGAAGTTGCGCCTAGAAGGTCACAAAAACGACTTTCTTCAGGATTACCGCCTTGCGCTCCTTGATGTCATGGCGCATTTGTGTGAGATGTACAGACGTTCGATCCCTCCTGATATTCCCTTGCCGAGTGAGGCGTCAAACCGTCTATCCGTCGCAGTCGATCAGCCCATGTCCTCTGAGGAGTTGTTATGA
- the kaiB gene encoding circadian clock protein KaiB, producing the protein MSPRKTYILKLYVAGNTPNSMRALKTLRNILETEFRGVYALKVIDVLKNPQLAEDDKILATPTLAKILPPPVRRIIGDLSDRERVLIGLDLLYDELSDNMLTSSFLDDSDEESAPATSDS; encoded by the coding sequence ATGAGTCCACGAAAGACCTACATCCTGAAGCTGTACGTCGCAGGAAACACTCCAAATTCAATGCGAGCGCTAAAAACACTGCGCAACATTCTCGAAACCGAATTCCGTGGTGTTTATGCACTCAAGGTGATTGATGTGCTGAAGAACCCACAATTAGCGGAGGACGACAAAATCTTGGCCACTCCGACGTTGGCCAAGATTTTGCCGCCACCGGTCCGCCGCATTATTGGCGACTTGTCTGATCGTGAAAGGGTTTTGATCGGGTTGGATCTGTTGTACGACGAGTTGTCGGACAACATGTTGACGTCGAGCTTTCTCGACGACTCGGATGAAGAGAGCGCTCCAGCCACGTCGGATTCTTAA
- the kaiC gene encoding circadian clock protein KaiC produces MQFPPASGQSQMQVQKLATGIEGFDDVCHGGLPIGRSTLISGTSGSGKTVLSLHFLHNGIKHFEEPGIFVTFEESPLDILRNAASFGWNLQEMVEQDKLFILDASPDPDGQDVAGSFDLSGLIERINYAIRKYKAKRVVIDSITAVFQQYDAVFVVRREIFRLIARLKEIGVTTVMTTERIDEYGPIARYGVEEFVSDNVVILRNVLEGERRRRTVEILKLRGTTHMKGEFPFTMGAHGISIFPLGAMRLTQRSSNVRVSSGVPRLDEMCGGGFFKDSIILATGATGTGKTMLVSKFIEDACRNKERAILFAYEESRAQLMRNGTSWGIDFEQMEQDGLLKIICAYPESTGLEDHLQIIKTEISEFKPSRMAIDSLSALARGVSHNAFRQFVIGVTGYAKQEEIAGFFTNTSEEFMGSHSITDSHISTITDTILLLQYVEIRGEMARALNVFKMRGSWHDKGIREFVITGNGPQIKDSFSNFERIISGVPHRVSTDERSELSRIARSVSSDD; encoded by the coding sequence ATGCAATTTCCTCCCGCTAGCGGTCAGTCACAAATGCAGGTACAAAAGCTCGCAACGGGAATTGAGGGCTTTGATGATGTTTGTCACGGTGGACTTCCAATTGGTCGAAGCACCCTGATCAGCGGAACGTCCGGCAGCGGTAAAACGGTGTTATCGCTTCACTTCCTCCATAACGGAATTAAGCATTTCGAAGAGCCGGGTATTTTCGTCACCTTCGAAGAATCACCGCTCGACATCCTGCGCAATGCGGCCAGCTTCGGATGGAATCTCCAGGAGATGGTTGAACAAGACAAACTGTTCATTTTGGATGCCTCTCCTGATCCCGATGGTCAGGATGTGGCCGGCAGCTTTGATCTCTCGGGTCTGATTGAGCGAATCAATTATGCGATTCGCAAATACAAAGCGAAGCGGGTTGTCATCGACTCCATTACTGCGGTGTTTCAGCAGTACGACGCCGTTTTTGTGGTGCGTCGTGAAATTTTCCGACTGATTGCTCGGCTGAAGGAAATTGGTGTCACTACGGTGATGACCACTGAACGCATTGATGAGTACGGACCCATCGCTCGCTATGGCGTGGAAGAGTTCGTTTCCGACAATGTCGTGATTCTCCGCAACGTGTTGGAGGGGGAGCGGCGACGACGCACGGTGGAGATCCTCAAATTGCGTGGCACCACGCATATGAAAGGGGAGTTCCCATTCACGATGGGCGCCCACGGCATCAGCATTTTCCCCTTGGGTGCGATGCGACTCACCCAACGGTCATCCAACGTGCGGGTGAGCTCCGGTGTGCCCCGCTTGGATGAAATGTGCGGTGGTGGTTTCTTTAAAGACTCGATCATCTTGGCCACCGGCGCAACGGGCACTGGCAAGACGATGTTGGTGTCCAAGTTTATTGAGGATGCTTGCCGCAATAAGGAACGCGCCATTCTTTTTGCCTATGAAGAGTCCCGCGCACAGTTGATGCGGAATGGCACCAGCTGGGGGATTGATTTTGAACAAATGGAGCAGGACGGTCTACTCAAGATTATTTGTGCGTATCCCGAATCTACAGGGTTAGAAGATCATCTTCAGATCATAAAAACTGAAATAAGTGAGTTCAAGCCATCGAGAATGGCCATTGATTCGTTATCTGCTTTGGCTCGTGGTGTTAGCCATAATGCATTTCGTCAATTCGTGATTGGTGTTACTGGCTATGCAAAACAGGAAGAGATTGCAGGCTTTTTCACCAACACATCTGAGGAGTTTATGGGAAGTCATTCGATCACTGACTCCCATATCTCCACGATTACTGACACTATTCTGTTGCTTCAGTATGTAGAGATTCGCGGTGAAATGGCCCGTGCCCTCAATGTGTTCAAGATGCGAGGCTCCTGGCACGACAAAGGTATTCGCGAATTCGTGATCACTGGAAACGGTCCACAGATCAAAGATTCTTTCTCCAACTTTGAACGAATTATTTCAGGTGTGCCCCATCGCGTCTCCACCGATGAGCGCAGCGAATTATCGCGGATCGCGAGGAGTGTCTCTTCAGACGACTGA